From Desulfomonilaceae bacterium, a single genomic window includes:
- a CDS encoding bifunctional (p)ppGpp synthetase/guanosine-3',5'-bis(diphosphate) 3'-pyrophosphohydrolase gives MKLKEIRIVRFGEIMDMVKSYYPDADLDLIRAAYVYSARVHQGQTRMSGEPYLTHPVAVAAILAQMRLDEASVATGLLHDTVEDTLSTFEDIERYFGTEIATLVDGVTKISKIAFQSKEERQAENFRKMILAMSRDIRVLLVKLADRVHNMRTLSHMPREAQTRISRETMEIYAPLAARLGIYWMRTTLEELAFRYIEPDRYEFIQRRLEESVREREVYVNQVLQVITEKLEKENIKAVTKGRNKDVYSIHKKMISQKLEFDQLHDLTAFRIILDSVSECYTVLGLIHAVWRPVSGRFKDYLAMPKSNGYQSLHTTVIGPHGHRIEIQIRTHEMDLIAEEGIAAHWSYKEGKSVSPEDARVVNWLRQMMEWQQDLDDPREFLENVRVDLYPDEVYVFTPKGDVKEFPRGSTPLDFAYSIHSEVGNSCIGARVNGKMVSLKYELVTGDTVEIITSAHQKPSKDWLKHVKTGRARTKIRHYLMTQEREKDIESGRESVEKELRRWKIDLSRVEKDGQILKIAQEFNFKTELELYVAIGHGRQSAKIIVTRLVPLSEREQQKAVSIEEKLKTPKRPKGKSGVKVQGLSDMLVHFAKCCNPLPGDPIQGFITRGRGVTIHKMDCGNLPDDDPQRIVEANWDDEQSLERTVRIGIVSENKPGMLASISGVFTSNDSNIIQATVNTVDKTDARGIFMVGIRNVEHLTRIINALKKVKGVREVERLGTV, from the coding sequence ATGAAGCTTAAAGAAATCCGGATAGTTCGTTTCGGCGAAATAATGGACATGGTCAAGTCCTATTACCCGGACGCGGACCTTGATCTTATACGTGCGGCTTATGTTTATTCGGCTAGAGTGCATCAGGGTCAAACCAGAATGTCCGGCGAACCGTATTTGACCCACCCTGTGGCTGTCGCCGCTATTCTCGCGCAAATGAGGCTTGATGAAGCCTCAGTCGCGACTGGTTTGCTTCATGACACTGTCGAAGACACGTTAAGTACTTTTGAAGATATCGAAAGGTACTTCGGCACGGAAATAGCGACCCTCGTGGATGGGGTCACCAAAATCAGCAAGATTGCCTTCCAGTCCAAAGAGGAACGCCAAGCTGAGAATTTCAGGAAGATGATTCTTGCCATGAGCCGCGATATTCGCGTGCTTTTGGTGAAACTTGCTGATCGCGTGCACAATATGCGCACACTTTCCCATATGCCTCGCGAGGCGCAGACAAGAATTTCGCGTGAGACTATGGAGATTTACGCTCCCCTGGCTGCGCGTCTCGGCATTTACTGGATGAGGACCACGCTTGAGGAGCTTGCGTTTAGATATATCGAGCCTGACAGATATGAATTCATTCAGAGACGGCTGGAAGAATCAGTCAGGGAAAGAGAAGTGTACGTCAATCAGGTTCTACAGGTAATCACAGAAAAGCTGGAAAAGGAAAATATTAAAGCTGTTACCAAAGGTAGAAATAAAGACGTTTACAGCATCCATAAAAAAATGATTTCCCAGAAACTGGAGTTTGACCAGTTGCATGATCTCACGGCGTTCCGAATAATTCTTGATTCGGTTAGTGAGTGTTACACAGTGCTCGGGTTGATACATGCCGTTTGGAGACCGGTTTCCGGTCGTTTCAAGGATTATTTAGCCATGCCCAAAAGCAACGGTTATCAATCGCTTCATACAACCGTCATAGGACCCCATGGACATAGAATTGAGATCCAGATACGAACTCATGAAATGGATCTGATAGCCGAAGAGGGTATAGCAGCGCATTGGTCTTATAAAGAAGGTAAATCTGTCTCACCGGAAGACGCCAGGGTAGTCAACTGGCTCAGACAGATGATGGAGTGGCAACAGGATCTTGATGACCCCAGAGAATTCCTTGAGAATGTTAGAGTCGATTTGTATCCCGATGAAGTCTATGTCTTCACTCCCAAAGGAGATGTTAAGGAATTTCCGCGAGGCTCCACTCCACTGGATTTCGCCTATTCAATACACTCAGAAGTCGGGAACAGTTGCATAGGAGCCAGGGTCAACGGCAAAATGGTGTCTCTGAAATATGAGCTTGTTACCGGAGACACCGTTGAAATAATCACATCAGCCCACCAAAAACCCAGCAAAGATTGGCTCAAGCACGTAAAGACCGGCAGAGCAAGAACCAAGATTCGCCATTACCTTATGACCCAGGAGCGAGAGAAGGATATTGAAAGTGGGAGAGAATCCGTCGAAAAGGAGCTTCGTAGGTGGAAAATCGACCTAAGCCGTGTAGAAAAAGATGGTCAAATCCTTAAAATCGCTCAAGAGTTCAATTTCAAGACAGAACTCGAACTATACGTAGCCATCGGGCATGGACGCCAATCAGCCAAGATTATTGTCACGAGGTTGGTTCCGCTAAGCGAACGAGAACAGCAAAAAGCTGTATCCATCGAGGAAAAGCTCAAGACACCCAAGCGCCCAAAAGGAAAGAGCGGGGTGAAAGTTCAGGGGCTGTCAGATATGCTGGTTCATTTCGCGAAATGCTGCAATCCTCTACCTGGAGATCCGATACAGGGTTTTATTACAAGAGGTCGGGGCGTGACGATTCACAAGATGGACTGCGGCAATCTGCCTGATGACGACCCCCAAAGGATCGTTGAAGCAAATTGGGATGATGAACAATCACTTGAACGAACAGTCAGAATTGGAATAGTTTCGGAAAACAAACCCGGAATGTTGGCTTCTATCAGTGGAGTCTTCACATCCAACGATTCCAATATCATTCAGGCTACCGTTAACACTGTAGATAAAACAGACGCTCGTGGGATTTTTATGGTAGGTATCCGGAACGTCGAACACTTGACTCGCATCATCAACGCGCTAAAGAAAGTCAAGGGTGTTCGTGAAGTAGAACGACTGGGAACCGTCTGA
- a CDS encoding DUF4416 family protein, with product MSVPLVPDFVQLVISLLSANDSPVDALRGDLEKHFGPIRDVYGPLKFDFTKYYDKEMGSGIRRWIITIEKLVDPERLSEIKLLTNEIERKYSREGRRQFNLDPGLLTLGNFVLATGKNNAHRIYLNKGIFGDLTLIFRRASYRPLEWTYPDYSDSVLLDILNRIRENYKIKLEKQR from the coding sequence TTGAGTGTCCCATTAGTTCCTGATTTCGTTCAACTGGTCATAAGCCTTTTGAGCGCCAATGACAGCCCGGTTGATGCGTTGCGGGGTGATCTTGAAAAACATTTCGGGCCGATAAGGGATGTTTATGGTCCTCTCAAATTTGATTTTACAAAATATTATGATAAAGAGATGGGCTCCGGCATCAGAAGATGGATAATTACGATAGAAAAGCTCGTAGATCCTGAGCGATTGTCTGAAATCAAACTGTTGACGAACGAGATTGAAAGAAAGTATAGCCGTGAGGGTCGAAGACAGTTCAATTTGGATCCTGGTTTACTTACTCTCGGCAATTTTGTCCTGGCGACCGGCAAAAACAATGCTCATAGGATTTACCTGAACAAAGGAATATTTGGCGACTTGACACTAATTTTTCGCAGAGCAAGCTATCGCCCCTTGGAGTGGACATACCCCGATTACTCCGATTCCGTTCTTTTGGATATCCTTAACCGGATCAGAGAAAATTATAAGATTAAGCTGGAGAAACAGCGTTGA
- a CDS encoding KpsF/GutQ family sugar-phosphate isomerase — MSETFNMTKSTLDIARQALEIEIEGIKSVISRLDESFETVVDLLYSLRGRIIVTGVGKSGIIGRKIAATFTSTGSPAIFVHPLEGLHGDVGIVGRDDALIAISNSGETTEITSLAATVKKWGTRIVAMTGNTSSTLARMAQATLDCRVEREACPLNMAPTASTTASLALGDALAVALMVRRGFNREDFLRSHPAGSLGERLNSKVKDLKLDSASVPQVSPEAKIGEIVESINSKNLGLTMVTRGDSTLGIITDGDLRRALANGTNLFDKEARHIMTENPLSIRADRTGAEALEIMERKLITALTVTDFEGRWLGIIHLHDLLGKGQVRFAS, encoded by the coding sequence TTGTCAGAAACATTTAACATGACCAAGTCAACTTTGGACATTGCCAGGCAAGCCCTTGAAATTGAAATTGAAGGGATCAAATCCGTGATTTCAAGGCTGGACGAGAGCTTTGAAACAGTTGTGGACCTTTTGTATTCTCTGAGAGGACGCATTATAGTTACTGGTGTGGGCAAATCCGGCATTATAGGGAGAAAGATAGCTGCAACATTTACCAGCACTGGCTCCCCGGCAATTTTCGTACATCCACTGGAGGGTTTACATGGAGATGTCGGCATAGTCGGTCGTGACGACGCTTTGATAGCTATATCCAATAGTGGGGAGACTACAGAAATTACCTCACTAGCCGCTACTGTCAAAAAGTGGGGCACAAGGATAGTGGCAATGACAGGTAATACGTCGTCCACGCTGGCTCGTATGGCGCAGGCGACTCTGGATTGTAGAGTTGAACGTGAAGCTTGTCCTCTCAATATGGCTCCCACAGCGTCGACTACAGCCTCCTTGGCCCTAGGTGACGCTTTGGCTGTCGCTTTGATGGTAAGGCGAGGGTTTAACAGAGAGGATTTTCTCAGGAGTCATCCAGCCGGAAGTCTGGGTGAAAGGTTGAATTCAAAGGTGAAGGACTTGAAACTCGACAGCGCTTCTGTGCCTCAAGTTTCTCCTGAGGCGAAAATTGGTGAAATAGTCGAATCAATAAACAGCAAGAACCTAGGGTTGACAATGGTTACTCGAGGAGATTCTACGCTGGGCATAATAACCGACGGTGATTTGAGAAGGGCCCTAGCCAACGGAACCAACCTGTTCGACAAAGAAGCCCGACACATTATGACCGAAAATCCACTAAGTATTCGGGCCGACAGAACAGGAGCCGAAGCTTTGGAAATAATGGAACGCAAGTTGATCACCGCTCTGACCGTTACCGATTTTGAAGGTAGATGGCTGGGCATAATTCATTTACATGACTTGCTTGGGAAGGGACAGGTTCGTTTTGCGTCATAA
- the rpoZ gene encoding DNA-directed RNA polymerase subunit omega: MARVTVEDCLDRVENRFALVVLASKRTKELKRGAPLLVRTRDNREVVMSLREIAAGKVGGSLPPAHAVKTESELKVEIKND, encoded by the coding sequence ATGGCTCGAGTAACCGTTGAAGATTGTCTCGATAGAGTTGAAAACAGGTTTGCCCTTGTAGTCCTGGCGTCCAAAAGGACCAAGGAATTAAAAAGAGGAGCGCCGCTTCTTGTTCGTACAAGGGACAACCGAGAAGTGGTCATGTCTTTGCGTGAAATAGCGGCAGGTAAGGTAGGCGGATCACTACCGCCGGCGCACGCGGTCAAGACTGAAAGTGAACTCAAAGTGGAAATAAAGAACGATTGA
- the rlmB gene encoding 23S rRNA (guanosine(2251)-2'-O)-methyltransferase RlmB gives MSNQRRTNTGRTLIYGTHPVIETIRAGRRKIYEVFLVKGSDGEKRLGSELDKLRVNVRVMSGAELNSLTPAESKNQGVAARVEPFPYSDFETQLSVLSQNQDCAVLVLDQVQDPNNLGNILRSACCFKVDLVVLSRDRAVPVTASVEKASAGAAAHMNICMVTNLNRSLEALKKSGCWVYGADALSGESLFETKMSDKAVFVMGAEGSGLRRLVKENCDIMIRIPMTGPIGSLNVSNATSIILAEAFRRTTSKQTNKF, from the coding sequence TTGAGCAACCAACGCCGAACCAATACCGGCCGAACTCTCATTTATGGAACCCATCCGGTGATTGAAACCATCAGGGCAGGCCGAAGGAAAATTTATGAAGTTTTCCTTGTAAAGGGGTCCGATGGAGAGAAACGTCTCGGATCCGAGCTTGACAAACTAAGGGTCAATGTCAGGGTTATGTCGGGGGCTGAATTGAATTCGCTCACCCCCGCTGAGTCGAAAAATCAGGGTGTCGCGGCCCGAGTTGAGCCGTTTCCTTACTCTGATTTTGAAACTCAATTATCTGTTTTAAGTCAAAATCAGGATTGCGCTGTACTCGTCCTGGATCAAGTCCAGGATCCCAATAATCTGGGAAATATTTTGAGGAGCGCCTGCTGTTTTAAAGTTGACCTTGTTGTTTTGTCGAGGGATAGGGCGGTCCCCGTAACTGCTTCGGTTGAGAAAGCGTCTGCCGGCGCAGCCGCCCACATGAATATCTGTATGGTTACGAACCTTAACAGAAGTCTTGAAGCCCTTAAGAAATCCGGTTGCTGGGTTTACGGAGCGGACGCCTTGTCAGGAGAAAGTCTATTTGAAACGAAAATGTCCGATAAGGCGGTATTTGTGATGGGAGCGGAAGGCTCAGGACTGAGGAGACTGGTTAAAGAAAATTGCGATATCATGATCAGGATTCCCATGACTGGACCAATCGGATCGCTGAACGTGTCAAACGCTACTTCAATAATCCTGGCCGAAGCTTTCCGCAGGACGACGTCGAAACAAACCAATAAATTTTGA
- a CDS encoding outer membrane lipoprotein carrier protein LolA: MTKISRIEAIGHCGSVLARFTPFLLTLLLSCCASTSNLIPESDLHSLLKIVEKKAYVVGQFQADFHKVRKSNLFEHETRMKGRLIFQKPGRFQLRLTGDVNLDILSDGDFVALIHDNSDIEFYKTQGERNLSRLADPMMLIVNALGNGETSQFAEMKQQRLNNATLLEIDPGNLSEFESIQKVNVKFSEQGTIESIEIFFRNGNVEKTIFDSWSLLTKDDPEIIKMNQRIKKLSALNESVSDGAIYKLGTGEPLFADSSSRSEANDYSTSSLSSKLDPHNNPSE, encoded by the coding sequence TTGACCAAGATTTCACGAATAGAGGCTATAGGGCATTGTGGCTCTGTTTTAGCGCGATTTACGCCTTTTTTATTAACTCTGTTGCTTTCATGCTGCGCATCTACAAGCAATCTGATTCCAGAATCTGACCTGCATTCCCTTCTGAAAATTGTTGAAAAGAAAGCATACGTCGTTGGGCAATTCCAGGCGGATTTCCATAAAGTCAGAAAATCCAATTTGTTTGAGCACGAAACTCGAATGAAAGGGCGGTTAATTTTCCAAAAACCTGGACGGTTTCAACTGCGCCTGACTGGTGATGTCAATCTTGACATTCTCTCCGATGGAGATTTTGTAGCCCTGATCCATGACAATAGCGACATTGAATTCTACAAGACCCAAGGAGAGCGAAATTTGTCCCGGTTGGCAGACCCCATGATGTTGATTGTGAATGCCCTTGGAAACGGCGAAACATCGCAATTTGCCGAGATGAAGCAACAAAGACTCAATAACGCCACGCTGCTTGAAATTGATCCAGGCAATCTCAGCGAATTTGAATCTATACAGAAGGTCAACGTGAAGTTTTCAGAACAAGGAACTATTGAGTCGATAGAAATATTCTTTCGAAACGGAAACGTTGAAAAAACTATTTTTGACTCATGGTCACTTCTCACAAAAGATGATCCAGAAATAATCAAGATGAATCAAAGGATAAAAAAGCTCTCAGCACTTAATGAGTCGGTCTCTGATGGAGCCATTTATAAACTGGGAACAGGGGAACCGCTGTTCGCTGACTCGTCGAGTAGAAGCGAAGCGAACGATTACTCGACTTCATCGCTTTCATCCAAACTAGATCCACACAACAACCCTTCGGAATAA
- the glmM gene encoding phosphoglucosamine mutase, producing the protein MNRQFFGTDGVRGVANEEPITAETVLKLGKALAKIVSETSSANTQRILIGKDTRLSGSMLEMALAAGICSMGMDTILVGDIPTPAVAFLTTDMMCDAGAVISASHNPFEDNGIKFFNNRGLKLDDPQESAIEKLLVSDEIKPNTDISHRLGKVHRLQDALGRYLVFLKSSLPKGSDLRGLKIVVDCANGAAFSAAPAVLGELGAEVVSISTEPDGKNINFDCGSLYPERMTRELLKHKANIGVALDGDGDRAIFADERGNVVDGDQIMGMVAADMSERGSLKGNTLVATVMSNIGLEIAMKERGIKLVRTPVGDRYVVERMLKEGYNFGGEQSGHLVFFDHSTTGDGILSALQVASIMKRSSKSLSQLTAWIKKYPQILKNLQVTSRVNFEEIPAVREVMNKCRQRLGDSGRILVRYSGTQSLCRVMVEGKDQELVRQVVEEVSEALVRNI; encoded by the coding sequence ATGAACAGACAATTTTTTGGAACCGATGGAGTCCGGGGAGTGGCCAACGAAGAGCCTATCACCGCTGAAACAGTTCTCAAGCTGGGGAAAGCCTTAGCCAAAATCGTTTCGGAAACCAGCAGCGCAAATACTCAAAGGATTTTGATAGGAAAAGATACCCGTTTGTCCGGGTCCATGCTTGAAATGGCGCTTGCCGCAGGTATTTGTTCCATGGGAATGGACACGATATTAGTTGGTGACATACCTACGCCGGCTGTGGCGTTTCTTACGACCGACATGATGTGTGACGCGGGCGCTGTTATTTCGGCGTCGCACAACCCATTTGAGGATAATGGAATCAAATTCTTTAACAATAGAGGCCTCAAGCTTGATGACCCCCAGGAATCGGCGATAGAGAAACTGCTTGTCTCAGATGAGATTAAACCAAACACCGACATCTCTCATCGATTGGGAAAAGTTCATAGATTGCAGGATGCTTTAGGACGCTATTTGGTCTTCTTGAAAAGTAGCCTTCCCAAAGGATCAGACCTAAGAGGCCTAAAAATTGTTGTGGATTGCGCCAACGGAGCTGCATTCAGCGCTGCTCCGGCAGTCCTTGGTGAGTTAGGAGCTGAAGTCGTTTCTATTTCAACTGAGCCTGATGGAAAAAATATTAACTTTGATTGCGGTTCCCTGTACCCGGAACGAATGACTCGTGAATTACTAAAGCATAAAGCAAACATTGGGGTGGCGCTTGACGGTGACGGCGATCGAGCGATTTTTGCAGACGAAAGAGGAAATGTTGTAGATGGCGATCAGATTATGGGTATGGTAGCCGCAGACATGTCCGAACGTGGCTCTTTGAAGGGAAACACTCTTGTGGCCACGGTGATGAGTAACATCGGGTTGGAAATCGCCATGAAAGAGCGCGGTATAAAGCTAGTAAGGACTCCTGTGGGAGATAGATACGTCGTCGAGCGGATGCTCAAAGAAGGGTACAATTTCGGAGGTGAACAGTCTGGTCATCTGGTTTTTTTTGATCATTCAACTACGGGAGATGGAATACTATCGGCGCTGCAGGTAGCTTCAATCATGAAACGATCCTCTAAGTCGCTGTCGCAATTGACTGCATGGATCAAAAAATATCCACAAATCCTGAAGAATTTGCAAGTTACCAGTCGTGTCAATTTCGAAGAAATCCCTGCAGTGCGCGAAGTTATGAACAAATGCCGCCAACGGCTCGGCGACTCAGGTCGGATTCTCGTTAGATATTCGGGGACTCAGTCCCTGTGCCGGGTTATGGTAGAAGGAAAGGATCAAGAGTTGGTTCGGCAGGTCGTAGAGGAGGTGTCTGAAGCCCTTGTCAGAAACATTTAA
- a CDS encoding YicC/YloC family endoribonuclease, whose protein sequence is MNKKPIKSMTGFGRGAHTVGDVEVVTEIRAVNHRFLDMFVRLPKTYTCFEPQIRKIISDNTNRGKFEITVTRSGAKGALIDLSVDHDLADRYHKCLLELKDSLGLAGDVTVSDMLTLKEIISSADNLEGFEQEWGLVENSVQSALIKLDEMRKTEGATLWKDIEARLMSISATIDHISPLVEHVSSEARNRLEKKVKELTGGLEIDNDRMLQELALIAERSDVSEELTRLKSHVEQFLNFGKEGSPLGRKLDFLLQELHREVNTLGAKSASTDISTYVVLIKSEVEKIREQTQNIE, encoded by the coding sequence TTGAACAAAAAACCGATTAAAAGCATGACAGGTTTTGGTCGTGGCGCTCACACGGTAGGGGATGTAGAAGTAGTGACGGAAATTAGGGCCGTTAACCACAGGTTCCTTGACATGTTCGTGAGGCTCCCCAAGACATATACCTGTTTTGAACCACAGATTCGTAAAATCATTTCAGACAATACCAACAGAGGTAAATTTGAGATCACGGTCACTCGTTCCGGAGCAAAGGGCGCACTTATAGATCTATCGGTTGATCACGACCTTGCGGATCGTTATCACAAATGCCTGCTTGAATTAAAGGATAGTCTTGGTCTGGCAGGCGATGTTACAGTTTCAGACATGCTTACGCTAAAAGAAATCATATCATCCGCAGACAACCTTGAAGGTTTTGAACAGGAATGGGGTCTCGTAGAAAACAGTGTTCAGTCTGCTCTGATCAAGTTGGACGAAATGAGAAAGACCGAGGGCGCTACACTCTGGAAAGATATAGAAGCAAGATTGATGTCTATTAGCGCAACGATAGACCATATAAGTCCGTTGGTTGAACACGTTTCTTCAGAAGCTAGAAACCGCCTGGAAAAGAAAGTTAAAGAGCTGACAGGCGGCTTAGAAATTGATAATGACAGGATGCTTCAGGAATTGGCGCTGATAGCGGAGAGGTCGGATGTTAGTGAAGAGTTGACCAGATTGAAAAGCCATGTGGAACAATTCCTCAACTTTGGAAAAGAAGGGTCACCCCTAGGCAGAAAACTGGATTTTCTATTACAGGAGCTTCACAGAGAAGTTAACACGTTAGGCGCAAAATCTGCGTCGACAGATATCTCCACGTATGTAGTCCTCATAAAATCGGAAGTAGAAAAAATTCGGGAACAAACCCAGAATATCGAATGA
- the dksA gene encoding RNA polymerase-binding protein DksA — MKLKKEDLEYFGGILQRQLDELVRGAGRTVDDMTEGDGKTGFPDPTDRASLESDRNFELRIRDRERKLINKIKKALTKIEDESFGFCEVCGEPIDFKRLEARPVTTHCIECKTSEEEEEKIRKV, encoded by the coding sequence ATGAAATTGAAAAAAGAGGACCTCGAATATTTCGGAGGCATTCTTCAAAGACAGCTTGACGAATTGGTGCGTGGAGCAGGCCGTACAGTCGATGACATGACTGAAGGAGACGGGAAAACTGGTTTTCCTGATCCAACTGATAGGGCGTCACTTGAATCTGACCGAAACTTTGAACTTAGGATAAGGGATCGGGAGAGGAAACTGATCAATAAAATCAAGAAGGCTTTGACAAAAATCGAGGATGAAAGCTTTGGCTTTTGCGAAGTCTGTGGAGAACCTATCGATTTCAAGAGACTCGAAGCCAGGCCGGTTACGACCCATTGCATAGAATGCAAGACATCGGAGGAAGAAGAAGAGAAGATAAGGAAAGTCTGA
- the der gene encoding ribosome biogenesis GTPase Der, which yields MARKLKKLVALVGRPNVGKSTLFNRLVGSKKAIVHDTPGLTRDRNYSDVTIDGKSFVIVDTGGFEPSTDDEVLAQMRTQTMIAVEQADIIVFLGDGQAGLTPSDNEIVRILQRTDKKVFYVVNKIDSEKFESFSVDFYRLGVDPLYTLSATTKYGLGDFVEALMKEIESETPDPVRDTLEETVIPRVAVVGRPNVGKSTLINLLLGEERLVANPTPGTTRDSIDTTVRREGREYLFIDTAGIRRKARIFDSVETFSVTKAFRSIDRADVALVMLDAHELVTDQDARIAGYAHEKGNCVILAINKWDTIQKDSKTFDHCVSEVKRCLKFLDFAPVVSISALEGTRCVKIFDLIDDLFNKYRKRVSTGTLNKFLEAVLLEHPPGMRAKYRRNKIYYVTQSRVAPPTFTFFCNYPEAIHFSYRRYLENRLREYFDFGGSPLKLIFKKRTGKTRV from the coding sequence ATGGCAAGAAAACTGAAAAAACTAGTGGCGTTAGTGGGACGTCCAAACGTGGGGAAATCAACCCTGTTCAACAGGCTGGTGGGTTCAAAGAAAGCGATTGTCCATGATACTCCCGGGCTCACCCGTGATAGAAACTACTCGGATGTTACTATTGACGGAAAATCTTTCGTCATAGTGGACACGGGAGGGTTTGAACCAAGCACTGATGACGAGGTCTTGGCTCAAATGAGAACCCAAACCATGATAGCCGTAGAACAAGCGGATATTATAGTGTTTTTGGGGGATGGCCAAGCCGGGCTCACTCCTTCGGATAACGAAATTGTTAGGATACTACAAAGGACTGACAAGAAGGTCTTTTACGTAGTAAATAAAATTGATTCTGAAAAATTCGAATCATTTTCGGTGGATTTTTACCGACTTGGGGTAGATCCTTTATATACTTTGAGCGCAACAACAAAGTACGGTCTCGGTGATTTTGTTGAGGCGCTGATGAAGGAAATAGAGTCCGAAACCCCTGATCCTGTGAGAGATACTCTCGAAGAAACGGTTATCCCCAGAGTGGCTGTCGTTGGTAGGCCCAATGTCGGCAAATCCACCCTGATCAATTTACTTCTCGGCGAAGAACGCCTAGTCGCGAACCCTACTCCAGGCACAACCCGTGATTCAATTGACACAACCGTAAGAAGGGAGGGTCGGGAATACCTTTTTATAGACACTGCCGGTATCAGGCGAAAAGCGAGAATTTTTGACAGCGTTGAAACGTTCAGCGTTACAAAAGCCTTCAGAAGTATTGATCGGGCGGACGTCGCTCTGGTTATGTTAGACGCCCATGAACTTGTGACGGATCAGGACGCTCGCATCGCTGGCTACGCTCATGAAAAGGGAAATTGCGTTATACTGGCAATCAACAAGTGGGACACAATTCAGAAAGACTCAAAAACTTTTGACCATTGCGTCAGTGAAGTAAAACGATGTCTCAAATTTCTTGATTTTGCGCCTGTAGTCTCGATTTCCGCTTTGGAAGGAACCCGTTGCGTCAAGATTTTTGATCTTATAGATGATCTATTCAACAAATATCGAAAAAGGGTTTCTACTGGAACATTGAACAAGTTCCTTGAGGCCGTATTGCTTGAGCATCCTCCCGGAATGAGGGCCAAGTATCGCAGAAATAAAATTTATTATGTCACACAGAGTCGTGTAGCTCCTCCTACGTTCACCTTTTTCTGTAATTACCCAGAGGCCATACATTTTTCCTATCGAAGGTATCTGGAAAATCGCCTAAGGGAATATTTCGATTTTGGAGGATCGCCTCTTAAACTGATATTTAAGAAGCGAACGGGAAAGACTCGTGTTTGA